A DNA window from Agarivorans sp. TSD2052 contains the following coding sequences:
- a CDS encoding PACE efflux transporter produces the protein MSTLERVFHSVLFELLAVTLSITGLAIFTEHELSSLSGTMVVIATIAMVWNYGFNLIFDRFATGEKNRRPLSLRIAHVILFEAGLLVLTIPVMAYILNVSLWQAFVMDLGVTVFITIYAFIFNFSYDHIRVIVRQNLMTRKHIEALR, from the coding sequence ATGAGTACGTTAGAAAGAGTCTTTCACTCTGTGTTATTTGAACTATTAGCCGTGACTTTATCAATAACAGGCTTAGCCATATTCACTGAGCATGAACTGAGTTCACTATCAGGAACCATGGTAGTTATAGCTACAATAGCGATGGTCTGGAACTATGGGTTCAATTTAATTTTTGATCGTTTTGCAACAGGCGAAAAAAATAGACGCCCATTGTCGTTGCGTATTGCTCATGTCATCTTATTTGAAGCAGGCTTATTAGTGTTAACCATTCCAGTAATGGCGTACATTTTGAATGTCAGCTTATGGCAAGCCTTTGTGATGGACTTAGGAGTAACTGTATTTATAACCATTTATGCATTTATCTTTAACTTTAGTTACGACCATATAAGAGTGATAGTTCGACAAAACCTAATGACTAGAAAACACATTGAAGCGCTACGGTAG
- a CDS encoding LysR family transcriptional regulator, which translates to MYSFEQLKVFVTVCECGSFSAAARKLKRAQSGVSQAIANLEIAINQDLFSREKNTPELTENAKALLPIARSLLHQQKYFDQKVESLSNEYEHELVIAIDESLISDDFLQILEPLAAKFPITNIEIVASSTFDVEIMVSTGKAHLGIVYADGELKVDMDFFLLGQARFLTISSPEHELAQLPIVHDADLKRYRQCVHRSYQQKELWFSYGISTVIWYANTHQTLVELTQKGIGWANVPELLVNHKIEQGQLVALPVAHEYNGWLTSIGCLISRRHAGGPVLEYLTNSLQRYHFNDQRWELK; encoded by the coding sequence ATGTACAGCTTTGAGCAACTAAAAGTTTTTGTCACGGTGTGTGAGTGCGGGTCTTTCTCGGCAGCAGCTCGTAAATTAAAGCGCGCTCAGTCAGGGGTAAGCCAAGCAATTGCCAATTTAGAAATAGCCATTAATCAAGACTTATTCAGCCGTGAAAAAAATACGCCAGAACTCACTGAGAATGCCAAAGCACTGCTACCGATAGCAAGGTCTTTGCTGCATCAGCAGAAGTACTTTGACCAAAAGGTCGAATCGTTAAGTAATGAATATGAACATGAATTAGTGATTGCGATTGATGAGAGTTTAATCAGTGATGATTTTTTGCAAATACTTGAACCGCTGGCAGCGAAATTTCCAATCACTAATATTGAGATAGTCGCTAGCTCAACCTTCGATGTTGAAATCATGGTTAGCACCGGTAAAGCTCACTTAGGAATCGTTTATGCCGATGGGGAGTTAAAAGTGGACATGGATTTCTTTCTGCTGGGACAAGCTCGTTTTCTTACGATTTCATCACCTGAGCATGAATTGGCACAATTACCTATCGTACATGACGCTGATTTGAAAAGGTACCGGCAGTGTGTGCATCGAAGCTATCAACAAAAAGAGCTTTGGTTCAGCTACGGAATAAGTACGGTGATTTGGTATGCAAATACCCACCAAACCTTAGTTGAATTAACACAAAAAGGGATTGGCTGGGCGAACGTACCGGAGTTGTTGGTCAACCATAAGATTGAGCAAGGTCAACTTGTCGCCTTGCCGGTGGCTCATGAATATAATGGATGGTTAACATCTATAGGGTGCTTGATTTCTCGACGTCATGCTGGTGGACCGGTATTGGAATATTTGACCAATTCACTGCAGCGCTACCACTTCAATGACCAGCGTTGGGAGTTGAAATGA
- a CDS encoding EF-hand domain-containing protein, whose product MKIKYTFPMLALCVASLASANSDVFNDLDTNQDMVVSQEEAAQLPILGEVWAELDTDNDGVLSQAEFANIEINVQPENGEVAE is encoded by the coding sequence ATGAAAATTAAATATACTTTTCCAATGTTAGCCCTATGTGTCGCAAGCCTTGCTTCAGCAAATAGTGACGTATTTAATGACTTAGATACCAACCAAGATATGGTAGTAAGCCAAGAGGAAGCGGCACAGTTACCTATTCTGGGAGAAGTGTGGGCTGAGCTTGATACCGATAATGATGGTGTTTTGAGTCAAGCCGAATTTGCCAACATAGAAATCAACGTTCAGCCTGAAAATGGCGAAGTTGCAGAGTAA
- the ribB gene encoding 3,4-dihydroxy-2-butanone-4-phosphate synthase translates to MNQSLLAEYGNAIERVDAALTALRLGQGVLVVDDEDRENEGDLIFAAETLTDAQMAMLIRECSGIVCLCINDDKIKQLDLPPMVSDNSSQFGTAFTVSIEAKVGVTTGVSAADRVTTIKTAIADGATPSDLARPGHVYPLRAQPGGVLTRRGHTEGTVDLVTLAGLKPAGVLCEVTMPDGTMARLPEIVAFAKLHAMPVLSIEDIVEYRKALMSKVG, encoded by the coding sequence ATGAATCAGTCTCTACTTGCCGAATATGGCAATGCTATCGAACGCGTTGACGCCGCACTTACAGCCTTGCGCTTAGGCCAAGGTGTACTGGTGGTTGACGATGAAGACCGCGAAAACGAAGGCGATTTAATCTTTGCTGCCGAAACCCTCACTGACGCACAAATGGCTATGCTGATTCGCGAATGCAGCGGTATTGTTTGCCTGTGTATCAATGATGATAAAATAAAACAATTAGATCTACCGCCAATGGTGAGCGACAACTCTAGCCAATTTGGTACAGCCTTTACCGTGAGTATCGAAGCTAAAGTGGGTGTAACCACCGGTGTATCTGCAGCAGACCGAGTGACTACCATAAAAACCGCCATTGCCGACGGCGCAACACCTAGCGATTTAGCGCGCCCTGGTCATGTTTACCCGTTACGTGCTCAGCCTGGCGGCGTATTAACTCGCCGTGGCCACACCGAGGGAACGGTAGATTTGGTGACTTTAGCAGGTTTAAAGCCGGCGGGAGTGCTGTGTGAAGTAACCATGCCAGATGGTACCATGGCGCGTTTACCGGAGATTGTAGCGTTTGCTAAGTTGCATGCTATGCCAGTACTAAGCATTGAAGATATTGTGGAGTATCGCAAGGCATTAATGAGTAAAGTCGGCTAA
- a CDS encoding NAD-dependent malic enzyme: protein MATGKYLRWKDENGNEFRPVSLSGNALLNDRTLNKSSAFSFEEREAFNLAGLLPPKPQTFEDQLKRVYQGFLSACSDIEQYQYLRALQDRNETLFYALVSRHIEEMAPIIYTPTVGKACQEFSHRYQKDRGLYITAENVDQMGDMARHFAGKDIKIIVVTDSQGILGLGDLGIGGMGIPIGKLSLYTLGAGIHPARCLPIALDVGTDNQDLLDDPMYLGLPKKRMRGQEYKDFIEKFVAQTKLHFPEAVLQWEDFSKSNAFDNLSQYEDELPSFNDDIQGTGSVVLAGVIGATKIKNETLGEQVYAVYGAGAGGVGVADQIFAGLLKEGINHQEARDRIFILDSRGVVFDNRADLDEYKKRYAKPFELAQNWTLAEEGKASLGELIDNTPVTVLLGCSGVGGAFKESHVKKMLEYTTRPMVFPLSNPTDNCEALPEDVYKWSNGQAIVATGSPFDDVEYKGQTYRIGQGNNVFIFPAVGLATIVSGVSKITMEMFTTASFALAEYVSQEDLDSGCVFPRMRKLKDVSSVVAKAILEQIQLTDPEGCLSGKDIEKELAEHMWEPIYLPYRRV, encoded by the coding sequence ATGGCCACTGGTAAATATTTACGCTGGAAAGATGAAAACGGGAATGAGTTTCGCCCTGTTTCACTATCTGGTAATGCTTTGCTTAACGATCGAACCTTAAATAAAAGCTCGGCTTTTAGTTTTGAAGAACGTGAAGCTTTTAATTTAGCCGGTTTATTGCCACCTAAACCGCAAACCTTTGAAGACCAATTAAAACGTGTTTACCAAGGGTTTTTAAGCGCCTGTAGCGATATCGAGCAATACCAGTATTTGCGAGCCCTACAAGACCGAAATGAGACCTTGTTCTATGCGTTAGTGTCTCGCCATATCGAGGAAATGGCCCCCATTATTTATACGCCAACCGTAGGCAAAGCTTGTCAGGAGTTTAGCCACCGCTATCAAAAAGACCGTGGTTTATACATTACCGCCGAGAATGTAGATCAAATGGGCGACATGGCGCGTCACTTTGCCGGTAAAGACATTAAAATTATCGTTGTTACCGATAGCCAAGGCATCCTTGGTTTAGGCGATTTAGGCATTGGCGGTATGGGCATTCCTATTGGTAAGCTTTCGTTATACACCTTGGGCGCAGGCATCCACCCAGCACGCTGTTTACCTATTGCTCTAGACGTAGGTACCGACAATCAAGACTTACTCGATGACCCCATGTACTTAGGGCTTCCTAAAAAACGGATGCGCGGTCAAGAGTATAAAGATTTCATCGAGAAGTTTGTGGCGCAAACTAAGCTGCATTTCCCAGAAGCTGTATTGCAATGGGAAGACTTTAGTAAATCTAACGCTTTCGATAATTTGTCTCAGTATGAAGATGAGCTGCCTTCATTTAACGATGATATTCAAGGTACGGGTTCAGTAGTGCTAGCGGGTGTTATTGGCGCGACTAAAATAAAGAATGAAACCTTAGGTGAGCAAGTATACGCGGTATATGGCGCTGGTGCGGGTGGGGTTGGCGTTGCTGACCAAATATTTGCAGGCCTTCTTAAAGAAGGCATTAATCATCAAGAGGCGCGAGACCGTATTTTCATTTTAGATTCTCGCGGGGTAGTATTTGATAATCGCGCTGATCTAGATGAATATAAAAAACGCTACGCCAAGCCTTTTGAGCTAGCACAAAACTGGACACTGGCCGAAGAAGGCAAAGCCAGCTTAGGCGAGCTTATCGACAATACGCCGGTTACCGTATTGCTAGGCTGTAGCGGCGTGGGTGGTGCATTTAAAGAAAGCCACGTGAAGAAGATGCTGGAATATACAACACGCCCAATGGTGTTTCCATTATCTAATCCAACCGACAACTGTGAAGCATTGCCAGAAGACGTATACAAGTGGAGTAATGGCCAAGCGATTGTGGCTACTGGTAGCCCATTTGACGACGTTGAATACAAAGGCCAAACCTACCGTATTGGCCAAGGTAATAATGTATTTATTTTCCCTGCTGTAGGTTTAGCGACTATCGTTTCTGGGGTGAGCAAAATCACTATGGAAATGTTCACTACCGCTTCATTTGCTTTGGCAGAGTATGTATCGCAAGAAGATTTAGACAGCGGCTGCGTATTCCCAAGAATGCGCAAGTTAAAAGACGTGTCTAGCGTTGTGGCAAAAGCTATTTTGGAGCAAATTCAGCTAACCGACCCAGAAGGCTGTTTAAGCGGTAAAGATATAGAAAAAGAGCTGGCTGAACACATGTGGGAGCCTATATACCTGCCATATCGCAGGGTTTAA
- a CDS encoding aldo/keto reductase: MQYRRLGRSGLQVSEFGLGSWVTFGKQVDLTAAKHIMTRAYDAGINFYDNAEGYESGESERLMGQAIEQLGWSRDSFVVSSKVFWGGNKPTQRGLSRKHVFDACHAALKRLRVDYLDLFYCHRPDVDTPIYETVRAMHDLVCQGKVMYWGTSEWSAQQITEAWAVAKAENLHAPVMEQPQYNMMVRDKVESEYLPLYQLTGLGTTIFSPLASGLLTGKYLNGVPENSRLSLPGYEWLRDMLIGENNKLEQISQLNQLAQQLDMPLHHLALNWCLRMPQVSSVILGVSKLEQLNDNLQALELSQRLDSTIWDKVDTILANKPAGLERF; this comes from the coding sequence ATGCAATACCGTCGATTAGGTCGCAGCGGCCTTCAAGTCAGTGAGTTTGGTTTGGGTTCTTGGGTGACCTTTGGCAAGCAAGTCGATTTAACTGCCGCTAAACACATTATGACGCGCGCTTATGATGCGGGCATCAATTTCTACGATAACGCCGAAGGCTATGAAAGCGGTGAAAGCGAACGTTTAATGGGGCAAGCCATTGAGCAGCTTGGCTGGTCACGAGATAGTTTTGTTGTGTCTAGCAAGGTCTTTTGGGGAGGAAACAAACCTACCCAGCGGGGCTTAAGCCGTAAACATGTATTTGATGCCTGCCATGCCGCACTAAAACGCTTACGAGTTGATTACTTGGATCTTTTTTATTGCCATCGGCCCGACGTCGATACCCCGATTTATGAAACAGTACGAGCTATGCATGACCTAGTATGCCAAGGTAAGGTGATGTACTGGGGCACTTCGGAGTGGAGCGCTCAGCAAATTACTGAAGCATGGGCGGTAGCTAAAGCTGAAAACTTGCACGCACCAGTCATGGAGCAACCACAATACAACATGATGGTGCGCGATAAAGTAGAGAGTGAATACCTGCCGCTTTATCAGTTAACCGGATTAGGCACGACAATCTTTTCACCTTTAGCCAGTGGTTTACTCACCGGTAAGTACTTAAATGGGGTACCAGAAAATAGCCGTTTAAGTTTGCCAGGTTACGAATGGCTGCGTGATATGCTAATTGGTGAAAACAACAAGTTAGAACAAATCTCTCAGCTTAATCAACTTGCCCAGCAGCTGGATATGCCACTACACCACTTAGCCTTAAACTGGTGTTTACGTATGCCACAAGTAAGCAGTGTTATTTTAGGCGTATCAAAATTAGAACAATTAAATGATAACCTGCAAGCTCTTGAGTTGTCGCAGCGCTTAGATTCAACGATATGGGATAAAGTCGATACTATTTTAGCCAATAAACCCGCTGGACTTGAGCGCTTCTAA
- the ggt gene encoding gamma-glutamyltransferase: MLIRSVLALLLTFNSYVVAGKQTADSFAPEAASGLQKKPSVIAHKFMVSAANPLAVEAGYEVLKAGGSAVDSMIAVQTVLGLVEPQSSGIGGGAFVVYYDATKKELTSFDARETAPANTNGTLFLDDNGHPLKFYDAVVSGSSVGTPGVVALFEKLHMAYGKTQWERLFQPAISLAKEGFRVSPRLALLVAGDEQRLKRFNSTRDYFLKGGSQPIKEGDLLKNTDYATTLSLIASQGAKGFYQGDTAKAIVSAVQQASDKSGLLSEEDLANYHVIERPPICVSYHQYSICGMGPPSSGASTLGQIMGISSYFPLKQWGPNNTQSWRILGDASRLAFADRAKYLADSDFVDVPTTALLDKQYLTLRAKLLEQDKALEHALAGDLLSLSAQALDQSIELPSTSHISIVDQDGNVLSMTSSIENAFGSRVLVKGFLLNNQLTDFSFVAEKNGQLVANRVEPKKRPRSSMAPTIVFENDLPIIAIGSPGGSSIIGYVAQTLVGHLSWGMSLQQAIEQPHLNNRFGTYELEANTSAVLQQNALEAIGYKTQIKDMTSGLQGIRIYPDKLVGTSDPRREGIAKGD; this comes from the coding sequence ATGTTGATTCGTAGTGTATTAGCCCTACTACTCACCTTTAATAGTTATGTCGTCGCAGGTAAACAAACTGCAGATTCGTTTGCACCTGAAGCCGCCAGTGGTTTGCAGAAAAAGCCATCAGTCATAGCCCACAAATTTATGGTCTCAGCCGCCAACCCTTTAGCTGTAGAGGCTGGTTACGAGGTATTGAAAGCTGGCGGTTCTGCGGTTGATTCAATGATCGCAGTGCAAACGGTGCTAGGTTTAGTTGAACCGCAATCTTCTGGTATCGGCGGCGGAGCATTTGTCGTCTATTATGACGCAACAAAGAAAGAACTAACCAGCTTTGATGCCCGAGAAACCGCGCCAGCAAATACCAATGGAACATTATTTTTAGATGATAACGGCCACCCCCTAAAGTTTTATGATGCTGTTGTTAGCGGCAGCTCTGTCGGTACTCCAGGGGTGGTAGCTTTATTTGAGAAGCTGCATATGGCTTATGGAAAAACTCAATGGGAGCGGTTATTTCAACCCGCAATAAGCTTGGCCAAGGAAGGATTTAGAGTAAGCCCCCGCTTAGCCTTATTGGTGGCTGGCGATGAACAACGCTTAAAGCGCTTTAACAGCACTCGAGATTACTTTTTAAAGGGCGGAAGTCAGCCAATTAAAGAAGGTGATTTACTTAAAAATACCGATTACGCCACTACCTTAAGCTTAATCGCCTCTCAAGGGGCTAAAGGCTTTTACCAAGGTGATACCGCTAAAGCCATCGTTTCAGCGGTCCAGCAAGCCAGCGATAAATCGGGTTTATTATCTGAAGAAGACTTAGCGAATTATCACGTGATTGAACGGCCTCCTATTTGCGTCAGTTACCACCAATATTCCATTTGTGGCATGGGGCCGCCGAGCTCAGGGGCAAGTACTCTAGGGCAGATAATGGGCATATCTTCCTATTTCCCATTAAAACAATGGGGGCCGAATAATACCCAGAGCTGGCGGATACTGGGTGATGCCTCTCGTTTAGCTTTCGCAGACAGAGCGAAATACTTAGCCGATAGTGACTTCGTAGACGTGCCTACCACTGCTTTGTTAGACAAACAATACCTCACGCTGCGTGCAAAGTTGCTAGAGCAGGATAAGGCTTTAGAACACGCTCTTGCCGGTGACCTACTGTCATTAAGCGCTCAAGCGCTAGACCAATCAATAGAACTCCCCTCAACTAGCCACATAAGTATCGTTGATCAAGACGGTAATGTTCTATCAATGACCAGCAGTATAGAAAATGCCTTTGGTTCTAGAGTGTTGGTAAAAGGCTTTTTACTAAATAACCAATTAACCGACTTCTCCTTTGTGGCTGAGAAAAATGGTCAACTTGTGGCCAACCGAGTAGAGCCCAAAAAACGGCCACGATCTTCAATGGCTCCTACGATTGTCTTTGAGAATGATCTCCCCATTATCGCCATTGGTTCGCCAGGAGGCAGCAGCATTATAGGCTATGTCGCGCAAACCTTAGTAGGGCATTTAAGCTGGGGCATGAGCCTGCAGCAAGCTATAGAACAGCCACACCTCAACAACAGGTTTGGCACCTACGAACTAGAAGCCAATACCTCAGCCGTTCTACAACAAAACGCCTTAGAAGCCATCGGCTATAAAACACAAATTAAAGATATGACATCTGGTTTGCAAGGAATAAGGATCTACCCTGATAAACTAGTAGGAACATCAGACCCAAGGCGCGAAGGCATTGCCAAAGGAGATTAA
- a CDS encoding LysR family transcriptional regulator — translation MSKSHKKLERLLLFYEVAQQLSFSKAAEQLAISRSYLSQQIRRLEQDLHTQLLIRTTRTVRLTTEGHKVFLQAQSMHHNLLDLERDLEHSGEDVAGILRVTAPAAFADSFLVQLCQGFSQRYPEVSFEVDVGHHLEDLHERNFDLAIRVTAQPPQNMVARQLTQYSHWVCASPEYLAAHFVPQQPSELTELQCLAFPNWRAWTFNRAGKSEVIEAQGQFAVNDNNILIKAALNHQGLIRVPEHLLWKHVKAGRLQRVLSLYQVEPRQVWMLYPPKIEHSSRLQHFVAYLQEQIIQLQLFS, via the coding sequence ATGTCTAAGAGTCACAAAAAATTAGAGCGCTTATTGTTGTTTTACGAGGTTGCTCAGCAGCTTAGTTTTTCTAAAGCCGCTGAACAATTGGCTATTTCTCGCAGTTACCTATCGCAACAAATTCGCCGTTTAGAGCAAGACCTACATACTCAGCTGTTGATTCGAACCACACGAACCGTGAGGTTAACTACCGAAGGGCATAAGGTGTTCCTACAAGCTCAATCCATGCACCATAATTTGTTAGATTTAGAACGAGACTTAGAGCATAGTGGCGAAGATGTTGCGGGTATCTTACGAGTCACTGCTCCGGCAGCGTTTGCTGATTCGTTCTTGGTGCAATTATGCCAAGGGTTTAGCCAGCGTTATCCTGAAGTGAGCTTTGAGGTTGATGTTGGTCATCATTTAGAAGATTTGCACGAGCGTAACTTTGACTTGGCCATAAGGGTTACCGCTCAACCGCCGCAAAATATGGTGGCTCGTCAGCTGACCCAGTATAGTCATTGGGTGTGTGCATCCCCTGAATACTTAGCGGCTCATTTTGTTCCCCAGCAACCTAGTGAACTGACAGAGTTACAGTGCTTGGCCTTTCCTAACTGGCGCGCTTGGACATTTAATCGCGCAGGCAAAAGTGAAGTGATTGAAGCCCAAGGACAGTTTGCGGTAAATGATAATAACATTTTGATTAAGGCCGCATTGAATCATCAAGGGCTAATTAGAGTGCCTGAACACTTACTATGGAAGCATGTTAAAGCGGGCCGTTTACAGCGGGTTTTAAGTCTTTATCAAGTTGAACCTCGGCAAGTTTGGATGCTTTATCCACCGAAGATTGAACATTCATCCCGCTTACAACATTTTGTGGCTTATTTGCAAGAACAGATAATCCAGTTGCAATTATTTAGCTAA
- a CDS encoding alpha/beta hydrolase-fold protein — MDKMRFIVIPLFVLWLMGGCVSIGQPSCNNYAGTWELVANVDDSNCSGVGQRFKQVFVVNQNQCQLTIDGGIQGDIKGQGITWSLPSGQANGGTITYSSALAEIDNQVINGAYHWQWSDANYRCSGTTSVAGRILSDQEAAKAELGEFAMQIKHPMLSPSENSQAHTFSITAKGAKQVYLAGEMSDWRPNVFAMQPDENGLWSITLYLAPGAWQYKFIVDGTWIADQNNSHSVPDSHGGVNSVLLIGEEDLLLKADSAVAHGNIIEADLASKHLAQTSAYALYLPPNYHTSKQDYPLLVLLHGYGNNYKQWIIDGKIQHLMDNMIANKSIEPFIVLMPSAGTSYYKGQHESFIMQELLPHVAEQYQVKAGPGYSAISGISMGGAGAFYLAHKYPKQFGLSLPLSGYFDMEMYPSFSWQNFTLDAELTLFCGEDDSISYPSNRRLVEQLNQQGVEFSYLTAEGGHTWRYWNGISEQVLKQVSSFFAQ, encoded by the coding sequence ATGGATAAGATGCGGTTTATTGTCATACCGCTTTTTGTATTATGGCTAATGGGTGGCTGCGTCAGTATTGGTCAACCAAGCTGTAACAATTATGCAGGTACTTGGGAACTGGTTGCTAATGTTGATGACAGCAATTGCAGTGGTGTTGGTCAGCGTTTTAAGCAAGTGTTTGTCGTGAATCAAAACCAATGCCAATTAACTATTGATGGTGGTATTCAAGGCGACATTAAAGGGCAGGGAATTACCTGGTCTTTACCCAGCGGTCAAGCCAATGGCGGAACCATCACCTATTCATCGGCGCTCGCAGAAATCGACAATCAAGTCATTAACGGTGCTTATCACTGGCAATGGAGTGACGCCAACTATCGTTGCTCGGGGACTACCTCGGTAGCAGGACGTATTTTGTCTGACCAAGAGGCTGCTAAGGCGGAACTTGGAGAATTTGCTATGCAGATAAAGCATCCCATGCTTTCTCCAAGCGAAAATAGCCAAGCTCATACCTTTAGTATCACAGCTAAAGGTGCCAAACAGGTTTACTTAGCGGGGGAAATGAGTGATTGGCGGCCCAATGTGTTTGCTATGCAGCCAGATGAAAACGGCTTGTGGTCTATTACCTTGTATTTGGCTCCAGGTGCTTGGCAGTATAAATTTATCGTAGACGGGACTTGGATCGCTGATCAGAACAATAGTCATTCGGTGCCAGACAGCCATGGTGGAGTTAACTCTGTACTGCTTATTGGCGAAGAAGATTTACTCTTAAAGGCAGATTCAGCAGTAGCCCATGGCAATATTATTGAAGCGGATCTGGCCAGTAAGCATCTAGCTCAAACCAGCGCTTATGCCCTGTATTTACCTCCTAATTATCACACCTCGAAACAAGATTACCCCTTACTGGTGTTATTGCATGGCTATGGCAATAACTATAAGCAGTGGATTATAGACGGTAAAATTCAACACTTAATGGATAACATGATTGCCAATAAGAGTATTGAACCATTTATTGTGTTAATGCCTTCTGCAGGAACCAGCTATTACAAAGGACAGCATGAAAGTTTCATTATGCAGGAGCTGCTGCCTCATGTTGCTGAGCAATATCAAGTTAAGGCTGGGCCAGGTTATAGTGCTATTAGTGGTATATCAATGGGTGGCGCAGGTGCGTTTTATTTAGCACATAAGTACCCAAAGCAATTTGGCCTTTCGTTGCCGCTTAGTGGTTATTTTGATATGGAAATGTATCCCAGCTTTAGTTGGCAGAACTTCACATTGGATGCTGAGCTTACTCTGTTTTGTGGAGAGGATGACTCAATCAGTTACCCATCTAATCGACGTTTAGTTGAACAACTTAATCAGCAGGGGGTTGAGTTTTCTTACTTGACCGCTGAGGGTGGACATACTTGGCGTTATTGGAATGGTATTTCAGAACAAGTGCTTAAGCAGGTATCGTCGTTTTTTGCGCAATAA
- a CDS encoding threonine/serine exporter family protein, protein MRQSPFEVKRNFIIKLGKALHKYGTPAFRLESHLRNVAETLGLNGYFLVTPTSLTFVLWAPDDTQEYNYVMRVKPGEIDLGMLARTNQLVVKVSNEEISLGEAMDALNRWEQYPAVHSPLTMLLAFAVTGGAFAMLMSANWTTILWASLLSIISFYLAYRAEHSKGINEALEPVAALLCSFIAVSIAQLEPQIDIPIVILSSIIIFIPGLSLTLGLSELAARELISGTARVMDGVMVLFKLYFGAVLGMAIGSLVWGQVDLHVVTVSDWWIKWLGVVLLSLGLTIVFKVRRKDMVWGVLSGVIAYAAAFAGSFYLGDALGPFIGAFVVGVYANLFAKLTKSPASVVLLQGIVLLVPGSKAYISLNSMVLGQSMVSIPNIGSQTFLIFMSIVAGILFANVAVPQRSSL, encoded by the coding sequence TTGAGACAATCTCCTTTTGAAGTTAAACGAAACTTCATCATTAAATTGGGTAAAGCCCTGCACAAATATGGAACCCCTGCATTTCGCTTGGAATCTCACCTACGCAATGTGGCTGAGACTCTAGGTTTAAATGGCTATTTTTTGGTAACCCCAACCTCGCTAACATTTGTATTGTGGGCGCCTGATGATACGCAAGAATACAACTATGTGATGCGGGTAAAACCTGGTGAAATCGATTTAGGCATGCTGGCCAGAACCAACCAGTTAGTCGTTAAAGTGAGTAACGAGGAGATTAGTTTAGGCGAAGCCATGGATGCGTTAAATCGCTGGGAACAATATCCTGCTGTTCATTCACCACTAACCATGTTGCTCGCTTTTGCCGTTACCGGTGGCGCATTTGCTATGCTAATGTCGGCCAACTGGACCACTATTTTGTGGGCTAGCTTACTCAGTATTATTTCATTTTATCTAGCCTACCGCGCTGAGCATTCAAAAGGCATCAATGAAGCCTTGGAGCCGGTAGCTGCGCTGCTCTGTTCATTTATAGCAGTAAGCATCGCCCAACTAGAGCCACAGATAGATATACCGATCGTTATCCTTTCCTCGATTATCATCTTTATACCCGGATTATCACTAACCCTAGGTTTAAGCGAATTAGCCGCGAGAGAGTTAATTTCAGGCACAGCTAGAGTGATGGATGGTGTAATGGTGCTGTTTAAGCTCTATTTTGGCGCCGTATTGGGGATGGCTATTGGTTCGTTGGTATGGGGGCAGGTAGACCTGCATGTTGTAACGGTAAGCGACTGGTGGATAAAGTGGCTAGGGGTAGTGTTATTATCTTTGGGACTCACCATTGTGTTTAAAGTGCGCCGTAAAGATATGGTTTGGGGAGTACTGTCGGGGGTGATTGCTTACGCAGCGGCCTTTGCGGGTAGTTTCTATTTAGGCGATGCTCTAGGCCCCTTTATTGGTGCATTTGTCGTGGGAGTATATGCAAACCTGTTCGCAAAGCTGACCAAGTCGCCTGCATCAGTGGTATTACTACAAGGAATCGTATTGCTGGTCCCAGGGAGCAAAGCCTATATCAGTTTAAATTCGATGGTACTGGGTCAATCGATGGTGAGCATTCCAAATATTGGTTCACAAACGTTTTTGATTTTCATGTCTATAGTGGCCGGCATTCTGTTCGCTAATGTTGCAGTCCCTCAGCGCAGCTCTCTTTAA